Proteins encoded in a region of the Streptomyces akebiae genome:
- a CDS encoding nuclear transport factor 2 family protein produces MTDLQTLLDEREITQTLSRLTRILDKRDWDSLDTVFAEDLTFNYGLGERAGTKELRENLSGFLANCGPTMHLLGSPLVEADGDTARTEVYGLARHQGAGERGHLYFDTAGVWIDQWERRADGWRIVRRDIAPLVMQGDPAALGSDALPETVSK; encoded by the coding sequence ATGACCGACCTCCAGACCCTCCTGGACGAGCGAGAGATCACCCAGACGCTCTCCCGCCTGACGCGGATCCTGGACAAGCGCGACTGGGACTCCCTCGACACCGTGTTCGCCGAGGACCTCACCTTCAACTACGGCCTGGGAGAACGCGCCGGCACCAAGGAGCTGCGGGAAAATCTCAGCGGCTTCCTGGCCAACTGCGGACCGACCATGCATCTCCTCGGAAGCCCGCTCGTCGAGGCCGACGGTGACACGGCCCGGACGGAGGTGTACGGACTGGCACGTCACCAGGGGGCCGGGGAGCGCGGTCACCTGTACTTCGACACCGCCGGCGTGTGGATCGACCAGTGGGAGCGCCGTGCCGACGGCTGGCGCATCGTGCGGCGTGACATTGCGCCGCTTGTCATGCAGGGTGACCCGGCCGCGCTCGGCTCGGATGCCCTGCCCGAGACGGTGTCCAAGTAG
- a CDS encoding alpha/beta hydrolase encodes MPYAFDPEIAPWVAMLPEFPFTDLEGARRREAEMVAQLPAYEPSVPVQITDTTVAGEQDGPAVPVRIYTPEGRDGDLPGLLYIHGGGFVAGSIDVSHADATRIAAEVGAVVVAVDYRLAPEHPFPAGLEDCYAALTWTADHATELGIDRDRLGAAGESAGAGLTAAVTLLARDRGGPALRFQFLAVPDLDDRLETPSMRAFIDTPVWHRPNAELSWDYYLGGQGIRGGDGVSAYAAPARAEDLSGLPPAYVSVSEFDPLRDEGLNYAHRLIQAGVPTELHFFPGTFHGSMTLVPDAEVSRRMLAEQFDALRRGLGAGHGPVAQ; translated from the coding sequence ATGCCGTACGCATTCGACCCGGAGATCGCCCCGTGGGTGGCCATGCTGCCGGAGTTCCCCTTCACGGACCTCGAGGGGGCCCGGCGGAGAGAGGCGGAGATGGTGGCGCAGCTTCCCGCCTACGAACCGTCCGTCCCGGTCCAGATCACCGACACCACCGTGGCCGGTGAGCAGGACGGGCCGGCGGTGCCGGTGCGGATCTACACACCGGAAGGCCGCGACGGCGACCTGCCAGGGCTGCTCTACATCCACGGGGGTGGGTTCGTGGCCGGAAGCATCGACGTGTCTCATGCGGATGCGACCCGTATCGCGGCCGAGGTGGGCGCGGTGGTTGTCGCGGTGGACTACCGGTTGGCGCCGGAACATCCCTTCCCGGCCGGACTGGAGGACTGCTACGCCGCCCTGACCTGGACCGCGGACCATGCCACCGAGCTGGGCATCGACCGGGACCGGCTGGGTGCCGCGGGGGAGAGCGCCGGCGCCGGCCTGACCGCGGCCGTCACGCTGCTGGCCCGTGACCGCGGCGGCCCGGCGCTGCGCTTCCAGTTCCTGGCCGTCCCGGACCTGGACGACCGCCTGGAGACCCCTTCGATGCGCGCATTCATCGATACCCCGGTGTGGCACCGGCCCAATGCGGAGCTCAGCTGGGACTACTACCTCGGTGGCCAGGGCATCCGCGGCGGCGACGGCGTCTCGGCGTACGCGGCCCCGGCCCGCGCCGAGGATCTCTCCGGCCTGCCGCCCGCCTATGTCTCCGTCAGCGAGTTCGACCCGCTGCGCGACGAAGGACTGAACTACGCCCACCGGCTGATCCAGGCAGGCGTCCCGACCGAGTTGCACTTCTTCCCCGGAACGTTCCACGGCTCGATGACCCTGGTCCCGGACGCCGAGGTGAGCCGGCGAATGCTCGCGGAGCAGTTCGACGCGCTCCGGCGCGGACTCGGAGCAGGGCACGGGCCGGTGGCGCAGTGA
- a CDS encoding helix-turn-helix domain-containing protein, producing MKGLLLRLSALDADAENAVRVIGFFDQLISSRASLSTLVKETAKLAECPAGAMDSMLGVCLRADPAGGQVTAGDAPPTAASRPLAPSGQVWLERAGTPLPLDELVLERFAIAAAPLLDHSRGPMPELGDTALVELVLSAAAGEAERSRAVRLLHFEPTTRLRVLAVAAEPARVKALVAALREISPGVHCASLGPVHAVLTPEAPPALPDSAPRDIRIGVGPALPVIQAADSWQQARTALRFTALTAPYPAVFYADELGAMAALAARMRTEDIAQVADVTALDRLASEPHGADTLAALTAFCSTGSARKAAAAVYRHHSTVAARLAHAESRLGFAFATPAGRLRLELAIVLRHLRDSTE from the coding sequence ATGAAGGGACTGCTGTTGCGGCTGTCCGCGCTGGACGCCGACGCGGAGAACGCAGTCCGGGTGATCGGCTTCTTCGACCAGCTGATCTCGAGCCGGGCGAGCCTGAGCACCCTGGTGAAGGAGACCGCGAAGCTCGCCGAGTGCCCGGCCGGCGCCATGGACTCCATGCTGGGCGTCTGTCTGCGGGCCGACCCCGCTGGCGGGCAGGTCACCGCAGGCGACGCGCCGCCGACCGCCGCGAGTCGCCCGCTTGCGCCCAGCGGACAGGTGTGGCTGGAACGCGCGGGCACGCCGCTGCCCCTGGATGAACTCGTGCTGGAGCGGTTCGCGATCGCCGCCGCCCCGCTCCTGGACCACAGCCGCGGCCCGATGCCCGAACTGGGCGACACAGCCCTGGTGGAACTCGTGCTGTCGGCGGCCGCGGGGGAGGCCGAGCGCTCCCGAGCCGTACGCCTGCTGCACTTCGAGCCGACCACCCGGCTGCGGGTGCTCGCCGTGGCCGCCGAGCCCGCCCGCGTCAAGGCCCTTGTGGCCGCACTGCGTGAGATCAGCCCCGGTGTCCACTGCGCATCACTGGGCCCGGTGCACGCCGTCCTGACGCCCGAGGCTCCCCCGGCTCTGCCCGACTCGGCGCCCCGTGACATCAGGATCGGCGTCGGCCCCGCGCTGCCCGTCATCCAGGCTGCCGACTCCTGGCAGCAAGCCCGCACCGCGCTCCGCTTCACCGCCCTCACCGCGCCCTACCCCGCGGTCTTTTACGCGGACGAACTCGGCGCGATGGCCGCGCTCGCCGCCCGCATGAGGACCGAGGACATCGCCCAGGTGGCCGATGTCACCGCGCTGGACCGACTCGCCTCCGAGCCGCACGGCGCGGACACCCTCGCCGCACTCACCGCCTTCTGCAGCACCGGCTCGGCCCGCAAGGCCGCCGCCGCGGTCTACCGGCACCACAGCACGGTCGCTGCCCGGCTCGCCCACGCCGAGTCCCGGCTCGGCTTCGCCTTCGCCACCCCCGCCGGCCGACTGCGGCTCGAACTCGCCATCGTCCTGCGGCACCTGCGCGACAGCACCGAATAG
- a CDS encoding carboxylesterase family protein — protein sequence MLDILAALRWTRENIENFGGDPDNIMVWGESGGGAKTAAVYTMPAAVPLFHKASIESAAPLRFPTRDGATARARRTLELLGLTTADIPRLHDIPAARLLEIQQSEAANGAPPWGDPGPLPGFGAFVDGTVIPRHPFADGAAPFSADKPLMCGTCRDETVFFSLFGPPDVFRIDEAGLRGRLSGTYQGAELDRIAHTGRPTAAGVPRWPAYTLTDRATMWLDARCRIVNDPDRNERLFWEDHA from the coding sequence ATGCTGGACATTCTCGCCGCGCTGCGCTGGACCAGGGAGAACATCGAGAACTTCGGCGGCGACCCCGACAACATCATGGTCTGGGGCGAGAGCGGCGGCGGTGCCAAGACCGCGGCCGTCTACACCATGCCGGCCGCCGTGCCGCTGTTCCACAAGGCGTCGATCGAGAGCGCCGCGCCCCTGCGCTTCCCGACCCGTGACGGTGCCACCGCCCGGGCCAGGCGCACGCTGGAGCTGCTGGGGCTGACGACGGCGGACATACCCCGGCTGCATGACATCCCGGCCGCCAGGCTGCTGGAGATCCAGCAGTCGGAGGCCGCGAACGGCGCCCCGCCGTGGGGCGACCCCGGCCCGCTCCCCGGCTTCGGCGCCTTCGTCGACGGGACCGTCATCCCGCGGCACCCCTTCGCCGACGGCGCCGCGCCCTTCTCGGCCGACAAGCCGCTGATGTGCGGCACGTGCCGGGACGAGACGGTGTTCTTCAGCCTGTTCGGGCCGCCCGACGTCTTCCGGATCGACGAGGCCGGACTGCGCGGCAGGCTGAGCGGCACGTACCAGGGAGCCGAACTCGACCGGATCGCCCACACGGGCCGCCCCACGGCGGCGGGCGTGCCGAGATGGCCCGCCTACACCCTGACCGACCGTGCCACGATGTGGCTCGACGCCAGGTGCCGGATCGTCAACGACCCGGACAGGAACGAAAGACTGTTCTGGGAGGACCATGCCTGA
- a CDS encoding TetR/AcrR family transcriptional regulator has translation MREERLTARGAARRALLLDTAIELVADAGAGALTHRAVATRAQVSLASVSYHFSSIDDLRTAMFEHAQQTVASQVAKVGVQSESAPESFAQFAADLVVALLTEHRAATIAMQEMVTAAAHDSALRPTFHRFHEELGELLASCIGDRDTGLTAASTIQGLLQTALTYPELDMERCHRSTADFISRLRTDRQAADDCR, from the coding sequence GTGCGTGAGGAACGACTGACGGCGCGTGGTGCGGCACGACGCGCCCTGCTGCTAGACACCGCGATCGAACTTGTTGCCGACGCGGGGGCGGGGGCCCTGACCCACCGGGCCGTGGCGACGCGCGCCCAGGTGTCCCTGGCGTCGGTGAGCTATCACTTCTCGTCCATCGACGACCTTCGCACGGCGATGTTCGAGCACGCGCAGCAAACCGTCGCATCCCAGGTGGCCAAAGTCGGCGTGCAGAGCGAGAGCGCTCCCGAGTCGTTTGCCCAGTTCGCGGCGGACCTCGTGGTGGCGCTGCTGACCGAGCACCGCGCGGCGACGATCGCGATGCAGGAAATGGTGACCGCCGCGGCCCACGACAGCGCGCTGCGGCCCACGTTCCACCGCTTCCACGAAGAGCTGGGGGAGCTGTTGGCATCCTGCATCGGTGACCGTGACACGGGCCTCACCGCCGCGTCCACCATCCAGGGGCTCCTTCAGACCGCCCTGACCTATCCCGAGCTGGACATGGAGCGTTGCCACCGGTCCACGGCCGACTTCATCAGCCGTCTGCGCACGGACCGTCAGGCGGCCGACGACTGCCGATGA
- a CDS encoding zinc-binding dehydrogenase: MRTIWLTEFGDPSVLVAGEAPDPKPGQGQVLVDVEAVNVVFIETQIRAGRPPLPMQSPTPPYVPGTGIGGVITAVGPHTDPGLLGRRVIGHTNGTGGYAEKAVVAAHQTIPIPAELSTADAVALLTDGSAALAISGLGAPKPDEWVLVEAAAGGLGGLLVQLALTAGAKVIGAVGSEAKLQAVRDAGAQAVTYARPDWTERVRTLTGGVGVDVVFDCVGGETGTAAASLVDAGGRFVLTGAAGGVFTDTRALAARGVTVIGLRQLMGALGNQRELAATALEEAVAGRLRPVIGRTFPLERAADAHAAMESRSTIGKTLLLV, from the coding sequence ATGCGAACCATCTGGTTGACCGAATTCGGAGATCCGTCAGTGCTGGTGGCCGGTGAGGCCCCTGATCCGAAGCCCGGCCAGGGACAGGTCTTGGTCGACGTCGAAGCTGTGAACGTGGTGTTCATCGAAACCCAGATCCGGGCCGGACGCCCTCCCCTCCCCATGCAGTCGCCCACCCCGCCCTACGTGCCCGGCACCGGCATCGGCGGCGTGATCACAGCGGTCGGCCCGCACACCGACCCGGGCCTGCTCGGTCGGCGAGTGATCGGCCATACCAACGGCACGGGGGGCTACGCGGAGAAGGCGGTGGTCGCCGCTCACCAAACGATCCCGATCCCGGCGGAGCTGTCCACCGCCGATGCGGTGGCGTTGCTCACCGACGGCTCGGCCGCGCTGGCCATCTCCGGGCTGGGCGCTCCGAAGCCGGACGAGTGGGTACTGGTCGAGGCGGCGGCCGGCGGCCTGGGCGGACTGTTGGTGCAACTCGCTCTCACCGCCGGCGCGAAGGTGATCGGTGCCGTGGGCAGCGAGGCCAAGCTGCAGGCCGTGCGGGACGCGGGTGCGCAGGCGGTGACCTATGCGCGGCCCGACTGGACCGAGCGGGTCCGCACGCTGACGGGCGGCGTTGGCGTCGACGTGGTGTTCGACTGCGTGGGTGGCGAGACCGGCACAGCGGCGGCCTCGCTGGTTGATGCCGGCGGGCGATTCGTACTGACCGGTGCGGCCGGAGGCGTGTTCACCGACACTAGGGCGCTCGCTGCCCGGGGCGTCACCGTCATCGGCTTGCGGCAGCTGATGGGGGCGCTCGGGAACCAGCGCGAGCTGGCGGCCACCGCACTTGAGGAGGCCGTTGCCGGCCGGCTGCGGCCGGTGATCGGACGGACATTCCCGCTGGAGCGTGCGGCCGACGCCCATGCCGCCATGGAATCCAGGAGCACGATCGGTAAGACGCTCCTGCTCGTGTGA
- a CDS encoding pectinesterase family protein: MTTEQQGQLARRSFLASAIAVAAGTMLAGGAVVAAAPRASAATGAHVTWRISSEPSEAKDGYAGLINGIRAAIRSGRIPVDGAAPVDVTALGATGEHIRVDLHAEDRSEFIRVFMRRSDSYVVGWFQGVETGGGDVTWGDFFTLEPGLRNGQADIPLGRPAGTIDRNDPGSQTNTRYQDLAGYDALARQGASRDGMQLSPASFNTAVLRLQDGANVAAREGAQAILQIIVGLAEASRFRQQALDTVRRFASGVAYGLTVADIAFHNNWGRLSTAFLTAFIGGATVFAAPVEVAGIVIGTLAVASRYLLMAHHSNINTRGKHIEDGLLYVSQDGIGDHSTVQAAIDAVPADGTPHTILIDKGVYHEVISVPKNKPWLTLQGVASLPLYVVIHNTRCHGMIDPATGAKFGTQGSAVATFRAPNLTVRNITISNTFERDAHPEISPFETQAVAVAAMGDRQVFDNVSMLSHQDTLLVKSETPTTQARQYFHQCFIRGDVDFIFGNATAVIHRSNIQVLAWPGGTVLAPNTDKSKKYGILIADSSINSTASARTTYLGRPWHNGPDAWPQAVVRDTQVASVVTETHPWTDMMPDYSWSQARFKEYRNSGPGAGVGSNAPQMTDLEAREYTPQRYLFGTDAWNPVL, encoded by the coding sequence GTGACGACCGAGCAGCAGGGTCAACTCGCCCGCAGGTCATTTCTCGCCAGTGCCATCGCTGTGGCGGCCGGCACCATGCTGGCCGGCGGCGCGGTAGTCGCCGCCGCCCCTCGCGCCAGCGCCGCGACCGGTGCGCACGTCACCTGGCGCATCAGCAGTGAGCCGTCTGAAGCGAAGGACGGCTATGCCGGCCTCATCAACGGCATCAGGGCAGCGATCAGAAGCGGCAGGATCCCCGTCGACGGCGCTGCCCCGGTCGACGTCACCGCCCTCGGCGCGACCGGTGAGCACATCCGGGTCGACCTGCACGCCGAGGACAGGTCCGAGTTCATCCGGGTGTTCATGCGCCGGTCGGACTCCTACGTCGTGGGCTGGTTCCAGGGCGTCGAGACCGGAGGCGGCGACGTGACGTGGGGCGACTTCTTCACACTGGAGCCCGGACTGCGGAACGGCCAGGCAGACATACCCCTGGGCCGGCCCGCCGGAACCATCGACCGTAACGACCCGGGCAGCCAGACGAACACCCGGTACCAGGACCTCGCCGGATACGACGCTCTGGCACGACAGGGTGCCAGCCGCGACGGCATGCAACTGTCCCCTGCCAGCTTTAACACAGCCGTCCTGCGGCTCCAGGACGGCGCCAACGTCGCTGCCAGGGAGGGAGCGCAGGCTATCCTCCAGATCATCGTGGGGCTCGCCGAAGCCTCCCGGTTCCGACAGCAAGCGCTTGACACCGTGCGGCGGTTCGCCAGTGGCGTGGCGTACGGCCTCACTGTGGCGGACATCGCGTTCCACAACAACTGGGGCAGACTCAGCACGGCGTTCCTGACGGCCTTCATCGGGGGCGCCACCGTCTTCGCCGCCCCCGTTGAGGTCGCCGGCATCGTCATCGGAACCCTGGCTGTCGCATCGCGTTACCTCTTGATGGCCCACCATTCGAACATCAACACCAGAGGCAAGCACATCGAGGACGGTCTCCTGTACGTCTCACAGGATGGCATCGGCGACCATTCCACTGTGCAGGCCGCGATCGACGCTGTGCCCGCCGACGGCACGCCGCACACCATCCTCATCGACAAGGGCGTCTACCACGAGGTCATCAGTGTCCCGAAGAACAAGCCATGGCTGACGCTTCAGGGCGTCGCCAGCCTCCCCCTGTACGTCGTCATCCACAACACCCGATGCCACGGGATGATCGACCCCGCGACCGGAGCGAAATTCGGCACGCAGGGCAGCGCCGTGGCCACCTTCAGGGCGCCCAACCTCACGGTCAGGAACATCACGATCAGCAACACGTTCGAGCGTGACGCCCACCCGGAGATCAGCCCGTTCGAGACCCAGGCCGTCGCGGTCGCCGCCATGGGGGACCGGCAGGTATTCGACAACGTCTCGATGCTGAGCCATCAGGACACCCTGCTCGTGAAGTCGGAGACACCCACCACCCAGGCCCGGCAGTACTTCCACCAGTGCTTCATCCGGGGCGATGTGGACTTCATCTTCGGTAACGCCACCGCAGTGATCCACCGATCCAACATCCAGGTCCTTGCATGGCCCGGCGGCACAGTACTGGCGCCGAACACCGACAAGAGCAAGAAGTACGGCATCCTCATCGCCGACAGCTCCATCAACTCCACGGCGTCGGCAAGGACGACGTACCTCGGCCGGCCGTGGCACAACGGGCCGGACGCCTGGCCCCAGGCGGTGGTCCGTGACACGCAGGTGGCCTCGGTGGTGACCGAGACCCATCCCTGGACCGACATGATGCCCGATTACTCCTGGTCGCAGGCCCGGTTCAAGGAGTACCGCAACTCCGGTCCCGGAGCCGGCGTCGGCTCCAACGCACCGCAAATGACCGACCTCGAGGCCCGCGAGTACACGCCCCAGCGGTACCTCTTCGGCACCGACGCCTGGAACCCGGTCCTCTAG
- a CDS encoding ATP-binding protein: protein MTIQTSKVGNLPAALTTFVGRGRDLAEVHRHVGTTRMLTLTGVGGVGKTRLAMEVAAASATDFADGVWLVDLAPVRDPSLTTNAVGAALGVSDLGTRPVIDQLAVFLAHRAPLIVLDNCEHLVDACAELAQALLSASPDLRVLATSRRALGIYGEQVFAVSPLAPDDAVELLRDRAAAVCPEFQVTDGNRADVFRLCEGLDGLPLAIELAASRLRTLTVHEATTRLENRFGLLASRSRVARPHQRTLRALIDWSHELCTPAERLLWNRLSVFADDFDLDAAEGVCAGDGLGRDEILDLLDRLVVQSVVLPCERDGLPRYRLLATIRQYGRERLAESDEEGLIRQRHHAFYLDLAERTADGWHGSGQLKSLALLRAEHANLRAALDQGADPQATLALAAALRLHWCEGGFLGEGRRRLDHALAAAPEPSPARARALWVAAWVAVLQRDHAAAYQRLDEAAELGERLDERVVRAHVHGLRGTLALFGGRLEEAVVLLEEAAAAHLRTGEVIGAVYALIQLATAQSHLGDPRTTETCRQAVALAEAHGERLAHAHALWTLGYDAWIRGDHKEAKALLRTALAKEQGFNDYLRVALMLEQLAWTTAAHGDREEAARLLGAARVLWRDTGTPISTFGPHMAEQHARCEEAVVRALGPAAYEKALAEGGRHRGPDDAIAHALRPEPEPTNPAPAVSPLTPREREVAALVAKGMSNRQIASVLRRSPRTVDGHVENMLAKLGFGSRARIASWWTANQASTRRTTS from the coding sequence GTGACCATCCAGACATCCAAGGTGGGGAATCTGCCTGCGGCGCTGACCACGTTCGTGGGCAGGGGCCGGGACCTTGCCGAAGTGCACCGACATGTGGGGACGACGCGGATGCTGACGCTCACAGGCGTGGGCGGGGTGGGCAAGACACGGCTGGCGATGGAGGTGGCCGCCGCGTCGGCGACGGACTTCGCGGACGGCGTGTGGCTGGTGGATCTGGCACCGGTGCGGGACCCGTCACTGACGACGAACGCCGTGGGCGCCGCGCTGGGGGTGTCAGACCTGGGCACCCGGCCGGTCATCGACCAACTCGCCGTCTTTCTGGCCCACCGTGCTCCGCTGATCGTCCTCGACAACTGCGAGCACCTCGTCGACGCCTGTGCCGAGCTGGCGCAGGCGCTGCTGTCGGCCTCCCCTGACCTGCGTGTGTTGGCGACGAGTCGCCGGGCGCTGGGAATCTACGGCGAGCAGGTCTTCGCCGTTTCTCCGCTGGCGCCGGATGACGCGGTGGAACTCCTGCGGGACCGGGCCGCCGCCGTGTGCCCGGAGTTCCAGGTGACCGACGGCAACCGCGCTGACGTCTTCCGGCTGTGCGAGGGCCTGGACGGGCTGCCGCTGGCCATTGAGCTGGCCGCGTCCCGGCTACGGACTCTGACCGTCCACGAGGCGACGACCCGGCTGGAGAACCGCTTCGGGCTGCTCGCGAGTCGCAGCCGGGTCGCCCGGCCGCACCAGCGGACGCTACGCGCGCTGATCGACTGGAGCCACGAGCTGTGCACCCCCGCCGAGCGGCTGCTGTGGAACCGGCTGTCCGTCTTCGCCGACGACTTCGACCTGGACGCGGCCGAGGGTGTGTGTGCGGGTGACGGCCTCGGCCGCGACGAGATACTCGATCTCCTCGACCGGCTGGTCGTGCAGTCCGTCGTCCTGCCCTGCGAGCGCGACGGTCTGCCGCGCTACCGGCTGCTGGCGACCATTCGCCAGTACGGGAGGGAGCGGCTCGCCGAGTCCGACGAGGAAGGGCTGATACGGCAACGGCACCATGCCTTCTACCTTGACCTCGCCGAGCGTACCGCCGACGGCTGGCACGGCTCCGGCCAACTGAAAAGCCTGGCCCTGCTGCGTGCCGAGCACGCCAATCTGCGCGCGGCACTGGACCAGGGCGCCGACCCGCAGGCCACCCTGGCGCTGGCCGCAGCACTGCGCCTGCACTGGTGCGAGGGCGGATTCCTCGGTGAGGGACGCCGTCGGCTCGACCACGCACTCGCCGCCGCGCCCGAACCCAGCCCCGCCCGGGCCAGGGCGCTGTGGGTCGCCGCCTGGGTGGCGGTGCTGCAGCGCGATCACGCTGCGGCCTACCAGCGGTTGGACGAGGCCGCGGAGCTGGGCGAGCGGCTGGACGAACGGGTGGTGCGCGCCCACGTCCACGGACTGCGGGGCACATTGGCCTTGTTCGGCGGCCGGCTGGAGGAAGCCGTGGTCCTACTGGAGGAAGCGGCGGCCGCTCACCTAAGGACAGGCGAGGTCATCGGGGCGGTCTACGCGCTGATTCAGCTGGCCACCGCCCAGTCGCACCTCGGGGATCCGCGCACCACCGAGACCTGCCGGCAGGCCGTCGCCCTCGCCGAAGCGCACGGTGAGCGGCTGGCCCACGCGCACGCGCTGTGGACGCTCGGATACGACGCCTGGATACGCGGCGACCACAAGGAGGCCAAGGCTCTGCTGCGCACCGCACTGGCGAAGGAGCAGGGCTTCAACGACTACCTCAGAGTGGCGTTGATGCTGGAGCAGCTCGCCTGGACAACCGCCGCGCACGGCGATCGGGAGGAAGCGGCGCGCCTACTGGGTGCCGCGCGCGTCCTGTGGCGGGACACCGGCACCCCCATCTCGACCTTCGGCCCGCACATGGCCGAGCAGCACGCCCGGTGCGAGGAAGCCGTCGTACGTGCTCTGGGTCCGGCGGCGTACGAGAAGGCCCTCGCGGAAGGCGGGCGCCACCGCGGCCCCGACGACGCCATCGCCCACGCCCTGCGCCCCGAGCCCGAGCCGACCAACCCGGCCCCCGCAGTGAGCCCGCTGACCCCCCGGGAGCGGGAAGTGGCCGCGCTGGTGGCCAAGGGCATGAGCAACCGCCAGATCGCCTCCGTCCTCCGACGCTCCCCGCGCACGGTCGACGGCCACGTCGAGAACATGCTGGCCAAGCTCGGCTTCGGCTCCCGCGCCCGGATCGCGTCCTGGTGGACAGCGAACCAGGCGTCGACCCGTAGGACAACCTCGTAG